A region of Salvia splendens isolate huo1 chromosome 17, SspV2, whole genome shotgun sequence DNA encodes the following proteins:
- the LOC121774413 gene encoding uncharacterized protein LOC121774413 translates to MITRKKDATIDVASMFKDVEMKVPLLTTLKMPPISKFIKDYLAGKVNEEGRLITDENVSAVIQRSDLPSKKTDPGMFTLPISIGDIQVEHAMCDLGASINVLPYSIYRKLGAAKLVNTDIMIQLADRSCIHPEGILEDVIVKMTEPATKESSGVLLGRPFLSTASTIIDVRNGTISLDFKGEQYTFNIDEAMKKPADGENMYSVDTTEPLVQEFLEEEFLKREFTDSAADKEVEK, encoded by the exons ATGATAACAAGGAAGAAAGACGCCACAATCGATGTGGCAAGCATGTTCAAAGACGTGGAGATGAAGGTGCCGCTCTTGACGACGTTAAAAATGCCCCCAATTAGTAAATTCATCAAAGACTACTTGGCGGGGAAAGTCAACGAGGAAGGAAGACTGATTACAGATGAGAACGTCTCTGCCGTGATCCAGAGAAGCGACCTCCCCTCCAAGAAAACTGACCCTGGAATGTTCACACTCCCTATTTCAATCGGAGATATTCAAGTGGAGCACGCCATGTGcgatttgggggcatctatcAATGTTCTGCCATACTCCATCTATCGGAAACTGGGAGCAGCCAAACTCGTCAACACTGACATAATGATACAGTTGGCCGACAGATCATGTATTCACCCAGAAGGAATTCTGGAGGATGTTATTGTAAAG ATGACGGAGCCCGCAACAAAAGAGTCGAGTGGAGTCCTACTGGGACGACCGTTTCTGTCCACAGCCAGCACTATTATAGACGTCCGAAATGGGACAATAAGCCTGGATTTCAAGGGAGAGCAGTACACGTTCAATAttgatgaagccatgaagaagccaGCCGACGGCGAGAACATGTACTCTGTGGACACAACTGAACCATTGGTGCAGGAATTTCTGGAGGAGGAATTCTTAAAAAGAGAATTCACTGATTCCGCTGCAGATAAAGAGGTCGAAAAATAA